A window of Methanolobus sediminis contains these coding sequences:
- a CDS encoding molybdopterin molybdotransferase MoeA yields the protein MIFRERTDVGKAKEMFLAGINCIDRTEVLPVRSAIGRVLSISILAPRNVPHYRRSAMDGFAVRSVDLIGASPTNPVMLQISDEIMEGTCTPVNTGDYVPDDADAVLMMEDTISIGDMIEIRAQVHPGKNVGEIGEDVRKNEIIFNKSHILRPCDIAVLASLGISEVKVYSKPVVAIIPTGNDLLPLPGDEEPAPGKTLDINSLMIGEYVEKWGGTAVYCDIVPEDANLIEEAIKANLDTDMIVVSGGTSVGDRDFVPAVVEKLGRKLVHGVGLSPGKPTALGIVENVPVLCMPGYPAAGLVALFAFGKPALRKAGNIPDIPDTTVKATLSGKILSREGYLSYARVILEGGIAHPLMTAGAGILSSIAKSDGFVIIPENVEGCEEGSEVDVVLIE from the coding sequence ATGATATTCAGAGAACGCACAGATGTCGGAAAGGCAAAGGAGATGTTCCTTGCCGGGATAAATTGTATTGACAGAACGGAAGTACTGCCTGTAAGGTCTGCAATCGGAAGAGTGCTCTCAATAAGCATACTTGCGCCACGCAATGTTCCTCATTACAGACGTTCAGCAATGGATGGATTTGCAGTAAGGTCTGTGGACCTTATAGGTGCATCTCCAACAAACCCTGTTATGCTCCAGATATCCGATGAGATCATGGAAGGAACCTGCACCCCGGTCAATACAGGAGATTACGTACCTGATGATGCGGATGCAGTCTTGATGATGGAAGATACCATTTCCATTGGAGATATGATCGAGATCAGGGCGCAGGTACATCCCGGAAAGAACGTTGGTGAGATTGGCGAGGATGTCAGGAAGAATGAGATCATTTTCAACAAAAGCCACATCCTCAGGCCATGTGATATTGCAGTGCTGGCATCGCTTGGAATCAGTGAAGTCAAAGTATATTCAAAACCTGTTGTTGCAATCATCCCTACCGGCAATGACCTGCTCCCGCTTCCCGGAGATGAAGAACCCGCACCCGGTAAAACACTTGACATTAACAGCCTCATGATAGGAGAGTATGTAGAGAAATGGGGCGGAACTGCCGTGTATTGCGATATCGTTCCTGAAGATGCGAATCTCATTGAAGAAGCAATCAAAGCAAACCTCGACACTGACATGATCGTAGTTTCCGGGGGAACCTCGGTTGGAGACAGGGATTTTGTCCCGGCTGTGGTGGAGAAACTGGGCAGGAAACTGGTTCATGGAGTGGGACTCAGTCCTGGAAAACCTACTGCACTTGGAATTGTTGAAAATGTGCCAGTACTCTGTATGCCCGGATATCCGGCAGCAGGACTTGTAGCACTCTTTGCTTTTGGTAAACCTGCACTTAGAAAAGCCGGAAATATACCGGATATACCGGACACAACAGTAAAAGCCACATTAAGCGGGAAAATACTCTCAAGGGAAGGATATCTCAGCTATGCAAGGGTAATACTCGAAGGTGGCATTGCTCATCCGCTAATGACAGCTGGTGCAGGAATACTGAGTTCCATTGCAAAATCCGACGGGTTTGTTATAATCCCGGAAAATGTTGAAGGGTGCGAAGAAGGAAGCGAAGTGGACGTAGTGTTAATTGAATAG
- the crcB gene encoding fluoride efflux transporter CrcB — protein MAYEILLVGIGGFIGANLRYLVSGAIPRINEIPAGTLAVNTIGSFVLAVLTFTSLEGTLRYMISIGMLGSFTTFSTFAYESFRLLDEGENKHFLMNIGLNLLLCLFAVFLAHVLVR, from the coding sequence CTGGCATATGAAATCCTTCTTGTAGGAATCGGAGGTTTCATTGGTGCTAACCTCAGATACCTTGTTTCAGGTGCAATCCCCAGAATAAATGAGATTCCTGCCGGGACACTTGCAGTGAACACCATTGGCAGCTTTGTGCTCGCGGTGCTGACATTCACTTCGTTAGAGGGAACACTGCGTTATATGATAAGTATAGGAATGCTTGGATCTTTTACAACATTCTCTACATTCGCGTATGAAAGCTTCAGGCTTCTGGATGAGGGAGAGAACAAGCATTTTCTGATGAATATCGGACTTAATCTTTTGTTGTGCCTTTTTGCAGTGTTTTTAGCACATGTTCTTGTCAGATGA
- a CDS encoding thioredoxin family protein, which translates to MIKRPVHRHPVTERNKCRFLLAFLFTFIFLTGLAQATVSVEYFYEDGCLKCAQASPVIEDVVSVYPDINFTSYEIKSAFSLAKSYGVTTVPAVVVNGSTVIGYNDYEGDTEILRSMLSEAIERAPVMDYESDSSKVEAISDESLDDHTPAVIFIAGLLAGFNPCLIAVMAFLASAIVSSGGSRKDMLVLVIGFCAGIFATYMVVGFGILNTITSFPGLKDAITAFMIFLVAILGVWHIYDAYYISKHSKSSFKTPHSFVDMMNHARGKNILLISFVGGGIFSLVKAPCVGAVYLMILEMLLSGGNTVNAVLYMGIYNFAVVLPILILGALLAFGLDPKKVNEFREKKRVEVRLITGIILILLALLLQLNII; encoded by the coding sequence ATGATAAAAAGACCTGTTCATCGACATCCTGTCACTGAACGAAATAAATGCAGGTTTTTGCTTGCATTTTTATTTACCTTTATCTTTCTCACTGGTTTAGCTCAGGCTACAGTTTCTGTAGAATATTTCTATGAAGATGGCTGCCTGAAATGTGCACAGGCATCACCTGTGATCGAAGATGTGGTCTCCGTTTATCCTGATATTAACTTCACTTCATATGAGATAAAATCCGCTTTCAGTCTGGCTAAAAGTTATGGGGTGACAACCGTTCCTGCTGTTGTCGTAAATGGAAGTACTGTCATTGGTTACAACGACTATGAAGGTGACACTGAGATACTCCGTTCTATGCTTTCTGAAGCAATAGAAAGAGCTCCTGTTATGGATTATGAAAGCGATTCATCAAAAGTAGAAGCTATATCTGATGAATCATTAGATGATCATACTCCTGCTGTGATTTTCATTGCAGGTCTTCTGGCAGGTTTCAATCCGTGTCTTATTGCTGTTATGGCTTTCCTTGCCTCAGCAATTGTATCCTCCGGAGGTTCCCGCAAGGACATGCTTGTTCTGGTTATCGGATTCTGTGCCGGGATATTTGCAACTTACATGGTTGTAGGGTTTGGGATACTGAACACAATTACATCTTTTCCCGGACTCAAAGATGCAATAACAGCATTCATGATATTCCTTGTAGCTATTCTTGGAGTCTGGCATATTTATGATGCATATTACATAAGCAAACATTCAAAATCATCATTCAAAACCCCTCATTCATTTGTGGATATGATGAACCATGCAAGAGGCAAGAATATACTTCTCATCTCTTTCGTTGGCGGAGGGATATTCTCTCTCGTAAAAGCCCCATGTGTAGGTGCTGTTTACCTGATGATCCTTGAAATGCTCCTGTCCGGTGGCAACACTGTTAATGCTGTGCTGTATATGGGTATCTATAATTTTGCAGTTGTCCTGCCAATTCTGATACTTGGTGCACTTCTTGCTTTTGGCCTGGACCCAAAAAAAGTCAACGAATTCAGGGAAAAAAAGCGTGTGGAAGTGCGCCTGATTACCGGAATTATATTGATCTTGCTGGCACTGCTCTTGCAGTTGAACATCATCTGA
- a CDS encoding YhbY family RNA-binding protein: MDKDKLYQLKNEATKIKPIINIGKNGITDSVVEEIKKQVKANRLIKIKMLKTSAEGEDIKTSAEKLAEATKTTLIDVRGSTVVLYR, translated from the coding sequence ATGGATAAAGATAAATTATATCAATTAAAAAATGAAGCAACAAAGATCAAACCTATAATCAATATAGGAAAGAACGGAATCACTGATTCTGTAGTAGAAGAAATAAAAAAGCAGGTAAAAGCTAATCGTCTTATTAAAATAAAGATGCTCAAGACCAGCGCAGAAGGAGAGGACATCAAAACATCTGCTGAGAAACTTGCAGAAGCAACCAAGACTACCCTTATTGACGTAAGGGGAAGCACAGTTGTTCTCTACAGGTGA
- the crcB gene encoding fluoride efflux transporter CrcB, translated as MGGFFGAISRFLIAGYFTSASGTLVVNVLGSILLGILMYSSEYLGIISPRTRLFFGIGFCGSLTTFSTFTVQTFQMQLAEAAFNILASLVLTLAGIFTGRALVIYLVRRREEAGI; from the coding sequence ATGGGAGGGTTCTTCGGAGCAATATCAAGGTTCCTTATTGCAGGATACTTTACTTCTGCATCCGGAACACTTGTGGTAAATGTGCTTGGGAGCATACTGCTTGGTATCCTCATGTACAGCTCCGAGTACCTTGGAATTATATCACCAAGGACACGTTTGTTTTTCGGAATTGGATTTTGCGGGTCACTCACAACCTTTTCTACGTTCACGGTTCAGACATTCCAGATGCAGCTGGCTGAAGCTGCATTCAACATTCTTGCCAGTCTTGTATTAACGCTTGCTGGAATTTTCACCGGCAGGGCACTGGTTATCTACCTAGTAAGAAGGAGGGAAGAAGCTGGCATATGA
- a CDS encoding DUF190 domain-containing protein, translated as MRTLFLRIYLSENDKYKGKTAHHAVIEFLKDKGIAGATVHHCMEGYGVHHKIHTASVMRLGTDLPVIVQAVDKEEKIRKLIPELKEMLPTELMIVQEVEVVSGEGFKEE; from the coding sequence ATGAGAACATTATTTTTAAGAATATATCTGAGCGAGAATGACAAGTATAAAGGCAAAACGGCACACCATGCAGTCATTGAGTTCTTGAAAGACAAAGGTATTGCAGGAGCCACAGTCCACCATTGCATGGAAGGATACGGAGTGCACCACAAGATACACACTGCAAGTGTCATGAGACTTGGAACAGACCTGCCGGTAATTGTTCAGGCAGTGGATAAGGAAGAAAAGATAAGAAAACTTATTCCTGAGCTAAAGGAAATGCTTCCCACTGAGCTTATGATAGTGCAGGAAGTGGAAGTGGTTTCTGGAGAAGGATTTAAAGAAGAGTGA